A region of Meiothermus sp. QL-1 DNA encodes the following proteins:
- a CDS encoding cyclophilin-like fold protein, whose translation MSSSRNQIIAFIFAFIFTLTFLSAVVAPTILPPTPTLLPTASPTSTPTEGKTAMPTPGETRIRIIIGDTILTGRLWDNATARDLIAQLPLTLSFRDFNNVEKIATLPRRLSTEGMPPGDDPLPGEIGYYAPWNNLVFYYGDVGYFNGIVRIGQFDGGVEFIANQTADFTATIEIAP comes from the coding sequence ATGTCGAGTTCCCGCAATCAGATCATTGCATTTATCTTTGCATTTATCTTTACGCTTACCTTTCTCTCCGCTGTGGTTGCGCCAACCATCTTACCGCCAACACCAACCCTGTTGCCTACAGCGTCGCCAACCTCAACCCCGACAGAAGGAAAAACGGCTATGCCTACACCTGGTGAGACTCGGATACGCATAATCATCGGCGACACAATCCTGACTGGGCGGCTTTGGGATAACGCTACGGCTCGTGACCTGATTGCTCAACTCCCACTCACATTGTCTTTCCGTGACTTCAATAATGTTGAGAAAATAGCCACATTGCCTCGCAGGCTATCAACGGAAGGTATGCCCCCAGGTGATGACCCGCTTCCTGGTGAGATTGGTTATTACGCCCCATGGAATAATCTCGTTTTTTACTATGGTGATGTTGGTTACTTCAACGGCATCGTGCGTATTGGCCAATTTGATGGTGGTGTGGAATTCATTGCGAATCAAACTGCCGATTTCACTGCTACGATTGAGATCGCACCCTAA